One segment of Colias croceus chromosome 15, ilColCroc2.1 DNA contains the following:
- the LOC123697748 gene encoding uncharacterized protein LOC123697748, with amino-acid sequence MHLLITMAILGAASALPSYIAVPADQIAFVDLTALRARRVPRQTLEPPLPQALYNDDYQPIPLEQYNQPTVALAPPPLPEAPARIQAQDNSPAALGAVSQYAERPSDFGEYVDFGAHTGDNGAFGWYADYPLSNGQKN; translated from the exons ATG CATTTACTAATCACCATGGCAATATTGGGGGCAGCATCAGCCCTGCCTTCATACATAGCAGTGCCAGCAGATCAAATAGCCTTCGTTGACCTAACAGCGCTGCGGGCGAGGCGGGTCCCCAGACAGACTTTGGAGCCCCCACTGCCACAGGCTCTATACAATGATGACTATCAACCAATACCCTTGGAGCAATACAACCAGCCTA ccGTAGCACTTGCCCCGCCACCCTTACCAGAAGCACCTGCTAGGATTCAAGCACAAGACAACAGTCCAGCCGCCCTCGGCGCCGTATCTCAATATGCGGAACGACCCTCAGACTTTGGAGAATATGTAGACTTCGGGGCACATACCGGAGACAATGGAGCCTTTGGGTGGTACGCTGACTACCCACTCAGCAATGGACAAAAGAATTAG